A window from Planctomycetota bacterium encodes these proteins:
- a CDS encoding GNAT family N-acetyltransferase has translation MIRTGKQSDREAIATFDRIDADRSSELAEGRVMVVVTGGEVVAFATFREGGFFGRPCVDSLTVKPTHHHRGIGRSLIRAVEKRVRSERGGGRVFAATPEKVTALRDFYERGGWSFAGTVRGVRGDDAADCLYFRDLVSA, from the coding sequence ATGATCCGTACGGGGAAGCAAAGTGACCGCGAAGCGATCGCGACGTTTGATCGGATTGACGCCGATCGATCTTCGGAGTTGGCCGAGGGCCGGGTGATGGTGGTGGTTACCGGCGGGGAAGTGGTGGCGTTTGCCACGTTTCGGGAGGGTGGGTTCTTCGGCCGGCCGTGCGTGGATTCGCTGACCGTGAAACCCACGCACCACCACCGAGGCATCGGACGGTCGTTGATCCGGGCGGTGGAGAAGCGGGTTCGGAGCGAGCGTGGCGGTGGTCGTGTATTTGCCGCGACACCGGAGAAGGTGACGGCTTTGCGCGATTTTTATGAGCGTGGTGGGTGGAGCTTCGCCGGAACGGTCCGGGGCGTACGCGGCGACGACGCGGCGGATTGCTTGTACTTCCGCGACCTGGTTTCGGCTTGA